A stretch of the Hyperolius riggenbachi isolate aHypRig1 chromosome 11, aHypRig1.pri, whole genome shotgun sequence genome encodes the following:
- the LOC137537936 gene encoding vomeronasal type-2 receptor 26-like codes for MEDAGKLLGATGRLQYIIEGSIPRSQCSDDCLPGNRKVPASSIHKCCYDCVPCSEGEISNVTGSENCMKCTDHEWPNENKTQCNGKLVEYLPFTNDNISLFLITSTVFLCILTSAILAIFILYENTPVVRANNKNLSFVLLVSILLSFLCVFLFLGHPVDITCLLRQTTFGILFTIAVSSVLAKTITVFLAFKATKPGSAWMKWVGTKLPNLIVFICSSGQVVICIVWLTTSPPFQEMDAHSFHTKIIVQCNEGSVIGFYSVLGYMGILAAVSFMLAFFVRKLPDSFNEAKYIAFSMLVFCSVWIAMIPAYLSTKGKYMVAVEIFAILTSSAGLLVCIFFPKCYILFFHPELNTKKHLLDSRNK; via the exons ATGGAAGATGCTGGAAAGTTGCTAGGAGCAACAGGAAGGCTACAATACATCATTGAAGGCTCA ATACCAAGATCTCAATGCTCTGATGACTGTTTGCCTGGGAATAGAAAAGTTCCAGCTTCTAGTATACATAAATGCTGTTATGATTGTGTCCCATGTTCCGAAGGAGAGATATCGAATGTAACAG gaagtgaaaattgcatgaaGTGTACAGATCATGAATGGCCAAATGAAAACAAAACGCAGTGCAATGGAAAGTTGGTAGAATATTTACCCTTTACCAATGACAATATTTCTTTGTTTCTTATAACAAGCACGGTGTTCCTTTGTATTTTAACTAGTGCAATACtggctatttttattttatatgagAATACCCCGGTTGTCAGGGCAAATAATAAGAACCTCAGCTTTGTTCTTCTGGTCTCCATCCTGCTGAGTTTCCTCTGTGTATTTCTGTTCTTGGGTCATCCTGTGGACATAACCTGCTTACTACGCCAAACAACTTTTGGGATCCTTTTCACCATAGCTGTCTCCTCTGTGTTGGCCAAGACTATTACAGTTTTCCTTGCTTTCAAAGCTACCAAACCTGGTAGTGCTTGGATGAAATGGGTTGGAACAAAGTTGCCCAATCTCATAGTTTTCATTTGTTCATCAGGACAAGTTGTAATCTGCATTGTTTGGTTGACCACCTCTCCCCCTTTTCAGGAAATGGACGCACATTCTTTCCATACAAAGATAATTGTTCAATGTAATGAGGGGTCAGTAATTGGATTCTACTCTGTCCTGGGTTATATGGGGATCCTGGCAGCTGTTAGTTTCATGCTAGCCTTTTTTGTCAGGAAATTACCGGACAGTTTTAATGAGGCCAAGTACATCGCATTCAGtatgctggtgttctgcagtgtctggattgccatgatTCCGGCTTATCTGAGCACCAAAGGGAAATACATGGTGGCTGTGGAGATTTTCGCCATTCTGACTTCAAGTGCTGGTCTGCTAGTCTGTATATTTTTTCCAAAATGTTACATCCTATTTTTTCACCCTGAATTGAATACAAAGAAGCACTTACTTgacagcagaaataaataa